One genomic segment of Lujinxingia vulgaris includes these proteins:
- a CDS encoding metallophosphoesterase family protein, whose translation MSDLRRFAVFGGVYNNFLSLEATLRDARALGCEAIFCLGDMGGFGPQPDRVFPLLRDVPDLYVMQGNYDHSIGNRLEDCACGYTDPRDNYYAQISYDYTLANTADAHKDWLRDLPTEFRHDWAGKRVLMAHGSPRQVNEFLWESMCPDAFLEHLLKSYEADVLFVTHTGIPWKRELEGGRQVINVGAIGRPANNGRTSVDYALVEVDDEGVRVAFREVAYDHEALAALMREEKLPEPFVETILTGWWTTCLEVMPARERALGVY comes from the coding sequence GTGTCGGACCTGAGGCGATTTGCGGTGTTTGGCGGGGTTTATAACAACTTCTTGAGCCTGGAAGCCACGCTGCGGGATGCGCGGGCGCTGGGCTGTGAGGCGATTTTTTGCCTGGGCGATATGGGGGGCTTTGGGCCGCAGCCCGACCGGGTGTTTCCGCTGCTGCGCGATGTTCCGGATCTTTATGTGATGCAGGGGAACTACGATCACTCCATCGGCAACCGCCTGGAGGATTGCGCCTGCGGGTACACCGATCCGCGCGATAATTATTATGCGCAGATCAGCTACGACTACACCCTGGCGAACACGGCGGATGCGCATAAGGACTGGTTGCGCGATCTGCCCACCGAGTTTCGGCACGACTGGGCCGGCAAGCGCGTGCTGATGGCGCACGGCTCGCCGAGGCAGGTCAACGAGTTTTTATGGGAGTCGATGTGCCCGGATGCGTTTCTGGAGCATTTGCTCAAGAGCTATGAGGCCGACGTGCTCTTTGTGACGCATACGGGCATCCCCTGGAAGCGGGAGCTTGAGGGAGGGCGTCAGGTGATCAATGTGGGGGCGATCGGGCGGCCGGCCAATAACGGGCGCACCAGCGTGGATTATGCGCTGGTGGAAGTCGACGACGAGGGGGTGCGGGTGGCGTTTCGGGAGGTGGCCTACGACCACGAGGCCCTGGCGGCGTTGATGCGCGAGGAGAAGCTGCCGGAACCTTTTGTGGAGACGATCCTCACCGGGTGGTGGACCACCTGTCTGGAGGTGATGCCCGCCCGGGAGCGCGCCTTGGGTGTGTATTAA
- a CDS encoding radical SAM protein: MIDLNLAIDRNPEGPAPQLELGHLDTLWLQVTGTVCNLACLHCFISCGPKNESHPFMELEEVRRAVETAAEMGVKEFYFTGGEPFMHPQIREMIALTLEHGPLSVLTNGVLIDEELAGWLAEVFRTSRYNFDVRVSLDGTTPEENDAIRGRHTFEKILSGAQRLHQAGLNPVFTVTTCHAELAESAGRQRFFDLLAERGITRPRLKFLAPFKIGREERRGGAYEDFERLREGMLDEEARQSLQCSSCRMVTAKGVYPCPILIEEEGARMGDTLEDAMGPIKLDHPACYTCFVEGVTCRT; the protein is encoded by the coding sequence ATGATCGATTTGAACCTGGCCATCGACCGCAACCCGGAGGGGCCCGCGCCGCAGCTGGAGCTTGGCCACCTGGATACGCTCTGGCTGCAGGTCACCGGGACGGTGTGTAACCTGGCCTGTCTGCATTGTTTTATCTCCTGCGGCCCCAAAAACGAGAGCCACCCTTTTATGGAGCTCGAGGAGGTGCGGCGCGCGGTGGAGACGGCGGCGGAGATGGGGGTCAAGGAGTTCTACTTCACCGGCGGGGAGCCTTTTATGCACCCGCAGATTCGCGAGATGATTGCGTTGACGCTGGAGCACGGGCCGCTGAGCGTGCTCACCAACGGGGTGCTCATCGACGAGGAGCTGGCCGGGTGGCTGGCCGAGGTGTTCAGGACTTCGCGCTACAACTTCGATGTGCGGGTCTCGCTCGACGGGACGACGCCGGAGGAGAACGACGCGATCCGCGGGCGCCACACCTTTGAGAAGATCTTAAGCGGGGCGCAGCGCCTGCATCAGGCGGGGCTCAACCCGGTGTTCACCGTCACCACCTGCCACGCCGAGCTCGCTGAGAGCGCGGGACGTCAGCGCTTTTTCGATCTTCTGGCGGAGCGGGGCATCACTCGCCCCCGTCTAAAATTTCTGGCGCCTTTTAAGATCGGGCGAGAGGAGCGACGAGGCGGGGCGTACGAGGATTTTGAGCGCCTGAGGGAGGGGATGCTCGATGAGGAGGCGCGCCAGAGTCTGCAATGCTCCAGCTGTCGGATGGTGACGGCGAAGGGGGTTTATCCCTGCCCGATCCTCATTGAGGAGGAGGGGGCGCGGATGGGCGATACGCTCGAAGATGCGATGGGGCCGATCAAGCTCGACCATCCGGCCTGCTACACCTGTTTTGTGGAGGGCGTGACGTGTCGGACCTGA